The Staphylothermus marinus F1 genome has a segment encoding these proteins:
- a CDS encoding metallophosphoesterase family protein — protein sequence MDLNTFISNVYEVVKSPSKLLDLIHDVSKYLLYSSDTIKTRPPGFVEIISYEKIYAIGDLHGDFETLIEFLAKEDILENIEDGTVTVVFLGDYVDRGPQQVEVLTSILLLKKLFPDNIVLLRGNHEAAPLIIPYPHDFPDKLIEIYGVQGKEVYREVFRLFQKIPYGARIPGKILFLHGGPPISFAKAKSFEEALSIGLPSVDDHVLEEVLWNDPFDDPYHLAAPSYRGAGMLFNEKVTSATIELAGVKYIVRGHEPAEGYKIDHDGKLITLFDSRIPNYGISSAGYLAFSKEDELTDITQYIKIIS from the coding sequence ATGGATTTAAATACATTTATATCAAACGTATATGAGGTTGTTAAAAGTCCGAGTAAATTATTAGACTTGATCCATGATGTCAGCAAGTATTTACTCTATAGCAGTGACACTATAAAGACTAGGCCTCCAGGATTTGTAGAAATAATTAGTTATGAAAAAATTTATGCAATAGGAGATCTCCACGGTGATTTCGAGACATTAATAGAGTTTCTAGCTAAAGAGGATATATTAGAAAATATTGAAGATGGCACAGTAACTGTTGTTTTTCTCGGAGACTATGTAGATAGAGGGCCTCAACAAGTTGAGGTATTAACTAGTATATTATTGCTTAAGAAATTATTCCCGGATAACATTGTTTTACTAAGAGGAAACCATGAAGCAGCACCACTCATTATTCCTTACCCACATGATTTTCCTGATAAATTAATAGAAATTTATGGTGTACAAGGAAAGGAAGTATATAGAGAAGTTTTCAGGTTGTTCCAGAAAATACCTTATGGAGCCAGAATTCCCGGCAAAATACTTTTCCTACATGGCGGCCCTCCAATATCTTTTGCTAAAGCTAAATCTTTTGAGGAAGCTTTAAGTATTGGGTTGCCATCAGTTGATGATCATGTCCTCGAAGAAGTCTTATGGAATGATCCATTTGATGATCCATATCACCTTGCAGCACCATCTTATAGAGGAGCAGGTATGTTGTTTAATGAGAAAGTAACTAGTGCAACAATAGAATTAGCAGGTGTAAAATATATAGTGCGAGGACACGAACCCGCGGAAGGTTATAAAATAGATCATGATGGAAAACTTATAACATTATTTGACTCTAGAATTCCAAACTATGGCATATCATCTGCAGGATACTTGGCTTTCTCAAAAGAAGACGAATTAACAGATATAACACAGTATATAAAAATAATATCTTAA
- a CDS encoding thioredoxin family protein has translation MSLIEINSREELFRAIKSNDVVIIEYYNLDSHESKKFSRVVKLLSRYADPRILFLRINVGKNPDLSEGVNEIPCIRVYYKGKIIFEQKGSFGKEDLDLFVLRRSIRSVFHGFNIAFKI, from the coding sequence ATGTCACTAATAGAGATCAATTCTAGGGAGGAACTGTTCAGAGCTATTAAGTCTAATGATGTTGTTATAATCGAGTATTATAATCTGGATTCTCATGAGAGTAAAAAGTTTAGTAGGGTTGTGAAACTATTATCTAGATATGCTGATCCCAGGATATTGTTTCTACGAATTAATGTTGGTAAAAACCCTGATCTTAGTGAAGGTGTTAATGAAATACCCTGTATTAGAGTCTATTATAAGGGTAAAATAATTTTCGAGCAGAAAGGTAGTTTTGGCAAGGAAGATTTAGACTTATTCGTTCTTAGAAGAAGCATTAGATCGGTATTTCATGGCTTCAATATAGCATTTAAAATATGA
- the thsA gene encoding thermosome subunit alpha, translating into MALYSVPVLILKEGTQRTIGRDALRANIMAARALAEVLKTSLGPRGLDKMLVDSFGDITVTNDGATIVKEMEVQHPAAKLLVEVAKAQDAEVGDGTTSAVVFAGALLEKAEELLEQNIHPTIIIEGYTKAMKEAIRILEEIAIKVDPMDRGLLRKIVDTAIASKYIGKGAIGEKLANMAIDAALTVAERRPDGTYDFRIDDVKIEKKKGGSIADTQLVYGIVLDKEVVHPGMPRRVENAKIALIDAPLEVEKPEITAKINITSPDLIKAFLDEEAKLLKEMVDKIADTGANVVICQKGIDEVAQHFLAKKGILAVRRVKRSDMEKLEKATGGKIVSSIRDLKPEDLGYAELVEERRVGNDKMVFVEGCKNPKAVTILVRGANDMVLDEVERSLKDALNVLRNVMRVPKILPGGGAPEVELALRLREFAAKIGGKEQLAIEAFAAALEEIPMILAETAGQDPLEVLMKLRQLHSEGKINAGIDVINGKVVEDITKINVVEPLIVKTNVIKSATEAATTILKIDDIISASPLKKEEKEKEKERGAGGKFGGF; encoded by the coding sequence ATGGCACTATATAGTGTACCTGTACTTATACTCAAAGAGGGAACACAGAGAACAATTGGACGTGATGCTTTAAGAGCAAACATAATGGCTGCTCGAGCACTAGCAGAAGTATTAAAAACAAGTCTTGGACCACGCGGTCTAGATAAAATGCTTGTAGACAGCTTCGGCGATATAACTGTTACAAATGATGGCGCAACCATTGTAAAAGAAATGGAGGTTCAACATCCTGCCGCAAAACTATTAGTGGAGGTTGCAAAGGCTCAAGATGCAGAAGTAGGTGACGGCACAACCTCAGCAGTAGTCTTTGCTGGAGCACTATTAGAGAAAGCAGAAGAATTACTAGAGCAAAATATTCATCCAACAATAATTATCGAAGGATACACCAAAGCTATGAAGGAAGCAATTAGAATACTTGAAGAAATAGCTATAAAAGTAGACCCAATGGATAGGGGATTGCTGAGAAAAATCGTTGACACAGCAATAGCAAGCAAATACATCGGCAAAGGCGCTATAGGCGAGAAACTAGCCAATATGGCTATTGATGCAGCATTAACCGTTGCAGAGAGGAGACCAGATGGAACATATGATTTTAGAATCGACGATGTAAAAATCGAGAAAAAGAAAGGTGGAAGCATAGCTGATACACAGCTAGTTTATGGTATTGTTCTTGATAAGGAAGTTGTTCATCCTGGAATGCCTAGGAGAGTTGAAAACGCCAAAATAGCATTAATAGACGCACCATTAGAGGTTGAAAAACCAGAAATAACAGCAAAGATCAACATTACCAGCCCAGATTTAATCAAGGCATTCCTAGACGAAGAAGCAAAACTCCTCAAAGAAATGGTTGATAAGATTGCTGATACTGGTGCTAATGTTGTTATTTGTCAGAAGGGTATTGATGAAGTAGCACAACACTTCCTAGCAAAGAAAGGAATACTAGCAGTAAGAAGAGTAAAAAGATCAGACATGGAAAAACTAGAAAAAGCAACAGGAGGCAAAATAGTAAGCAGTATTAGAGATCTAAAACCCGAGGATCTAGGATATGCTGAACTAGTAGAAGAACGCCGTGTAGGAAACGATAAAATGGTATTCGTTGAGGGATGCAAGAACCCCAAAGCAGTCACAATCCTAGTACGTGGAGCAAACGATATGGTTCTCGATGAAGTTGAAAGAAGCCTTAAAGATGCATTAAATGTTCTAAGAAACGTTATGAGAGTACCTAAGATACTCCCAGGTGGAGGAGCCCCCGAAGTAGAATTAGCTCTTAGATTAAGGGAATTTGCAGCTAAGATCGGGGGTAAAGAACAATTAGCCATAGAAGCATTCGCAGCCGCACTTGAAGAGATACCAATGATCTTAGCTGAAACAGCTGGTCAAGACCCATTAGAGGTATTAATGAAGCTTAGACAACTACATAGTGAAGGAAAGATCAATGCTGGCATCGACGTTATCAATGGCAAAGTAGTCGAGGACATTACTAAGATAAATGTCGTTGAACCATTAATTGTTAAAACAAACGTTATTAAGAGCGCAACAGAAGCAGCAACAACGATTCTAAAGATAGACGATATCATAAGTGCAAGTCCATTAAAGAAGGAAGAAAAAGAGAAGGAGAAAGAAAGAGGAGCAGGAGGAAAATTCGGCGGGTTCTAA
- a CDS encoding DNA-directed RNA polymerase subunit K — MEMIFDQKINAWKNRLTRFEIARVIGARALQLSLGAPPLINPDEAPVKDPVAIAILELLKGLLPMTIKRMMPNGEYELVPVSKALSPDNRRYLETTLKSWTLSLTS; from the coding sequence ATGGAAATGATTTTTGATCAGAAAATAAATGCTTGGAAGAACAGGCTTACCCGTTTTGAGATTGCACGTGTTATAGGTGCGAGAGCTCTTCAATTATCTCTTGGGGCTCCTCCCCTAATTAACCCTGATGAAGCACCTGTAAAAGATCCTGTAGCTATAGCTATTTTAGAGTTATTGAAGGGATTATTGCCTATGACTATTAAAAGGATGATGCCTAATGGAGAATACGAACTTGTTCCCGTTTCAAAAGCCTTATCCCCCGATAATAGAAGATATCTTGAAACAACTCTCAAGAGCTGGACGCTTAGCCTTACAAGTTAA
- a CDS encoding site-2 protease family protein codes for MKQLSRAGRLALQVKDYTVEKTGKVFDIVINDRLSEEVFNEIYSYIVNRYNYMILQLRTDPPILRLIPIRKGNPKIKQVILLLTTIATIFLTGYGISESFYELLGLNNQSVIIGWSIAYTALFLFALGFHEFGHMFSSKKSGVIIEGPYFIPAPPIQLGFIGTLGAVISMKSLPPTRRDLAKLGISGPLFGYIVALIIGFIGVMFSPTIPISKSIELVESGQASEIGFMPLTMILLLLIKNIPPGYTILLHPLAFISFIIFVVTFLNLLPIGQLDGGHVVRSFTTDYTHELIGYFIIILTAVTGVLLLGTMAGQYYIALSIILVIFKLLFGRHPHPGPANQFSNNKDYSILLAYIILVVLTLPLPT; via the coding sequence TTGAAACAACTCTCAAGAGCTGGACGCTTAGCCTTACAAGTTAAGGACTATACAGTTGAGAAAACAGGAAAAGTTTTTGACATAGTGATAAATGATCGATTGAGTGAGGAAGTATTTAATGAAATATATAGTTATATAGTCAATAGATATAATTATATGATCTTACAGCTAAGAACAGATCCACCAATCTTGAGGCTAATACCTATTCGAAAAGGAAATCCAAAGATTAAACAAGTAATTCTTCTATTAACAACCATAGCAACAATTTTCTTGACAGGATACGGTATCTCTGAATCATTTTATGAATTGCTTGGACTCAATAATCAATCAGTGATTATCGGGTGGAGCATCGCCTATACAGCTTTGTTTCTCTTTGCTTTAGGATTCCATGAATTTGGACATATGTTTTCATCTAAGAAATCAGGAGTAATCATTGAAGGACCATACTTTATACCGGCTCCGCCTATACAGTTAGGTTTCATAGGTACTTTGGGCGCAGTTATTAGTATGAAATCACTGCCTCCAACCCGGCGTGATCTAGCAAAGCTTGGGATCTCTGGCCCGTTGTTCGGCTATATTGTTGCATTAATTATTGGATTCATAGGTGTAATGTTTTCTCCAACAATACCAATAAGCAAGTCAATAGAACTTGTAGAGTCTGGGCAGGCATCGGAGATAGGTTTTATGCCTTTAACAATGATATTGTTGTTGCTAATAAAGAACATACCTCCTGGATACACTATTTTACTTCATCCACTAGCTTTCATATCATTCATTATATTTGTTGTTACATTTCTAAACTTATTACCCATAGGCCAACTTGACGGAGGCCATGTAGTACGCTCCTTTACTACAGATTATACTCATGAACTAATAGGATATTTCATAATAATCTTAACGGCAGTGACAGGAGTCTTACTACTTGGTACAATGGCTGGGCAATACTATATTGCGTTATCAATCATACTTGTCATTTTCAAATTATTATTTGGAAGACACCCTCATCCAGGACCAGCTAATCAATTCTCAAACAATAAAGACTATTCAATCCTGCTAGCATATATTATCTTAGTAGTTTTAACACTACCCTTACCAACATAG
- a CDS encoding DNA topoisomerase I, with translation MGDKAKKSIIDYILSYSEKQKKKPVKTKEKTSSKKAIEKTEIQITHNIWDLIGKIVVIAEKPKAANKIALALSRNPIRKSMYGIPYYLIKNRHSSIIVASAAGHLYGLHTDQYGYPVFKYEWKPLYQIDPKAKHTEKFIMVLSKLCSNADYYVNACDYDIEGSVIGYLIIYFHGDLEKSLRAKFSSLTIEELRESFRKLTSLDWEMIEAGLCRHELDWIWGINISRALMSSVKIASGKRVILSAGRVQTPTLRYVVEKDIERRLFIPLPQYSLSINIFKNNYEIHVEYKGKSVETKKNAKEIIDEIKRTGYLIVKKYEEKIYTLNPPPAFNLGDLQEEAARIYGFSPYKTQSIAEKLYLDALISYPRTNSQKLPPTLNYKAIMNKLSRINNYKELVSNLLVETKGVLKPVQGSKDDPAHPAIYPTGVKPKDLGKDEWKIYDLIVRRFLAAFASKARISHRIVYLEYPKDPSMVFQASGQKILDLGWLRYYPFSKPEERFLPKFQYGEKVKIVKASIRKTYTKPPEKINKIKILRWMENVGIGTEATRARIIEILFSRYYLRSVGGRVEATDLGLGIIEVLMEYFPEITSVSLTRHFEEEMEKIRLGVKRREEVVKDAKNTLIKLIVSFDKKKYQIGKTLSYRLGYITPINKCILCNREAYKNNLCKYHYRALNTVIKTYDEWKRREGVDWNKYLSSIKKLKSTGKWIVEVIQNFEKIKYSPSE, from the coding sequence GTGGGAGATAAGGCGAAGAAATCAATAATCGATTATATATTATCATATAGTGAAAAACAAAAGAAAAAACCTGTTAAAACCAAAGAAAAAACTTCATCCAAAAAAGCTATAGAAAAAACAGAGATACAAATTACTCATAACATATGGGATCTTATAGGCAAAATAGTTGTTATAGCTGAAAAACCAAAAGCAGCCAACAAGATAGCATTGGCTCTTTCGAGAAATCCCATACGAAAATCAATGTATGGTATACCATATTATTTGATTAAAAACAGACATAGCTCGATCATTGTAGCTAGTGCTGCTGGGCATCTTTATGGATTACATACGGATCAATATGGTTATCCTGTGTTTAAATATGAATGGAAACCATTATATCAAATCGATCCTAAAGCAAAACACACCGAGAAATTCATAATGGTTCTTTCAAAGCTATGCAGTAATGCTGATTACTATGTTAATGCATGCGACTATGATATTGAGGGTTCTGTGATCGGCTATCTTATAATATATTTTCATGGTGATTTAGAAAAAAGTTTGAGAGCAAAATTTTCTAGTTTAACAATCGAAGAACTTAGAGAATCCTTCAGGAAACTTACTAGTCTAGATTGGGAAATGATCGAGGCAGGACTTTGTAGACACGAATTAGACTGGATTTGGGGCATAAATATTAGTAGAGCATTAATGAGCTCAGTAAAAATAGCTTCTGGTAAAAGAGTAATTTTAAGTGCAGGCCGTGTCCAGACTCCAACACTTAGATATGTTGTAGAAAAAGATATTGAGAGAAGATTATTTATTCCATTGCCTCAGTACTCGTTATCAATAAATATATTCAAGAACAATTATGAGATACATGTAGAGTATAAAGGTAAATCTGTTGAGACGAAGAAGAATGCTAAAGAAATAATAGATGAAATAAAAAGAACTGGTTATCTTATAGTTAAAAAATACGAGGAAAAAATATACACGTTAAATCCTCCACCAGCATTCAATCTGGGTGACTTACAAGAAGAAGCAGCTAGAATCTATGGATTCAGCCCATATAAGACGCAGAGTATAGCTGAAAAATTATATCTAGACGCATTAATTAGTTATCCCCGAACAAATAGTCAGAAACTACCGCCGACACTAAACTATAAGGCAATAATGAATAAGCTTAGTAGAATAAATAACTATAAAGAACTAGTATCTAATCTACTAGTTGAAACGAAAGGGGTTTTAAAACCTGTTCAAGGATCCAAAGACGACCCTGCTCATCCAGCAATTTATCCGACAGGTGTAAAACCCAAGGATCTCGGGAAGGATGAGTGGAAAATATATGATTTAATTGTTAGAAGATTTCTTGCAGCATTTGCTTCAAAAGCGAGGATTTCTCATAGAATTGTTTATTTAGAATATCCAAAAGATCCCAGTATGGTTTTCCAAGCAAGTGGACAAAAAATTCTTGATCTGGGTTGGCTACGTTATTATCCATTTAGCAAGCCCGAAGAAAGATTTCTACCTAAGTTCCAATATGGAGAAAAAGTTAAGATAGTAAAAGCATCAATTAGAAAAACCTATACAAAACCCCCAGAAAAAATAAATAAGATAAAGATTCTTAGATGGATGGAGAACGTAGGCATAGGAACAGAAGCAACTAGGGCTAGGATCATAGAGATACTGTTTAGTAGATATTATCTAAGAAGCGTTGGCGGCAGAGTTGAAGCAACCGATCTAGGTTTAGGCATAATAGAGGTGCTAATGGAGTATTTTCCTGAAATCACAAGTGTTAGTTTAACACGGCATTTTGAGGAGGAAATGGAAAAGATTAGATTAGGTGTTAAGAGAAGAGAGGAAGTAGTAAAAGATGCAAAGAATACATTGATAAAACTAATTGTGTCATTTGATAAGAAAAAGTACCAGATCGGAAAAACATTATCTTATCGCTTAGGCTATATAACACCCATAAATAAATGTATACTGTGTAATCGTGAAGCATATAAGAATAATCTCTGCAAATACCATTACCGCGCATTAAATACCGTAATTAAAACATATGACGAATGGAAAAGAAGAGAAGGTGTTGATTGGAATAAATACTTATCAAGTATTAAGAAATTAAAGTCGACGGGGAAATGGATCGTTGAGGTTATTCAGAACTTTGAGAAAATAAAATATTCTCCTAGCGAATAA
- a CDS encoding signal peptidase I, producing MKKNEETGNEHSLIKKKRIDIIKYVLLILVIILALNIRTILYNVTGSTTPIAVVKGYSMFPILREGDIVFAYKPGPNEIHVGDIIIYRGLSGELIIHRVIRVIINENKYYYVTKGDNNQFPDYPEFQGPGIPYERVEGVVLEVDGSVFKIQYLGYLSIWFHGG from the coding sequence TTGAAGAAGAATGAAGAAACCGGTAATGAACATTCTCTAATAAAGAAAAAAAGGATAGATATTATCAAGTATGTTTTATTGATTCTAGTTATTATTCTAGCATTAAATATTAGAACAATACTTTACAACGTAACCGGTTCAACTACACCTATAGCTGTTGTTAAAGGGTATAGCATGTTTCCCATCCTCAGGGAAGGAGATATTGTATTTGCATATAAGCCTGGCCCAAACGAGATCCATGTAGGAGACATTATCATCTATAGAGGTCTAAGTGGAGAACTAATAATACACAGAGTTATTAGAGTAATCATTAACGAGAACAAGTATTATTATGTTACTAAGGGAGATAATAATCAATTTCCTGATTACCCAGAATTCCAAGGCCCCGGAATACCTTATGAACGAGTTGAAGGTGTTGTTTTAGAAGTTGATGGCTCCGTATTTAAGATACAATATCTCGGATACTTGTCAATATGGTTTCATGGTGGATAA
- the eno gene encoding phosphopyruvate hydratase: MTYTTYTTVLDDMFKIKAVRGRYILDSRGNPTVQVKVVTEGLGVGVAAAPSGASTGIHEAVEVRDGGKEFHGKGVRKAVDNVNTIIAPAITGMDSRRQVEIDYKMIEIDGTENKSRLGGNAIIATSLAVAKAAASTMKIPLYYYIGGKQANILPVPMLNIINGGVHAGNKLDFQEFMIVPAGFNSFHEALRAAVETYHELKRILKEKYGSSAINVGDEGGYAPPLEKIRDALDLLMEAIKSAGYSPGKEIALALDAASSQFYNKEKKVYVVEGRELTRDQMIELYEELVNDYPIVSIEDPLYEEDYDGFAEITKRLGDKVLIVGDDLFTTNPKRLSKGIEVGAANAILVKVNQIGTLTETMEVVRLAHIHNYRTIISHRSGETEDTTIADLAVGLNAGLIKTGAPARGERTAKYNRLLEIEEELEKPMYLGFQLFPRKP; this comes from the coding sequence ATGACATACACTACTTATACGACTGTATTAGATGATATGTTTAAGATAAAAGCTGTTCGCGGCAGATACATATTAGATTCCCGAGGAAACCCGACGGTTCAGGTAAAAGTAGTTACTGAAGGATTAGGTGTGGGAGTAGCTGCAGCTCCTAGTGGTGCATCTACAGGTATTCATGAAGCAGTTGAGGTTAGAGATGGGGGAAAGGAATTTCATGGAAAAGGTGTTAGAAAAGCAGTTGACAATGTAAATACAATTATTGCACCAGCTATTACTGGTATGGATTCGAGGCGCCAGGTAGAAATAGACTATAAAATGATCGAGATAGATGGGACAGAGAATAAGAGCAGACTAGGTGGGAACGCTATTATAGCAACTAGTCTAGCAGTTGCAAAAGCTGCTGCTTCAACAATGAAGATACCATTATACTACTATATCGGCGGAAAACAAGCAAATATATTGCCTGTTCCAATGTTAAACATTATTAATGGAGGAGTTCATGCCGGCAACAAACTGGATTTTCAAGAATTCATGATTGTACCAGCAGGATTTAATAGTTTTCACGAAGCATTAAGGGCTGCGGTTGAAACATATCATGAGCTCAAAAGAATACTCAAGGAAAAATATGGTTCCTCCGCCATCAATGTAGGTGATGAAGGAGGATATGCTCCTCCACTAGAAAAAATCCGTGACGCACTAGACTTATTAATGGAGGCAATAAAATCTGCAGGTTATTCTCCCGGAAAAGAAATTGCTTTAGCTCTAGATGCTGCTAGTTCACAGTTCTACAATAAAGAAAAGAAAGTATATGTTGTTGAAGGCCGTGAGTTAACGAGGGATCAAATGATCGAGTTATATGAGGAACTAGTCAATGATTATCCGATAGTGAGTATAGAGGATCCACTGTATGAAGAAGACTATGACGGATTCGCCGAGATAACTAAGAGATTGGGTGATAAGGTGTTAATTGTTGGAGATGATTTATTTACAACTAATCCTAAGAGGCTTAGCAAGGGAATAGAAGTCGGAGCTGCAAATGCTATTCTAGTAAAGGTTAACCAGATAGGAACACTTACCGAAACAATGGAAGTTGTTAGGTTAGCCCATATTCATAATTACAGGACAATAATAAGTCATCGTAGCGGCGAAACAGAAGATACTACAATAGCTGATCTAGCTGTTGGATTAAATGCTGGATTAATAAAGACAGGTGCACCTGCTAGAGGGGAGAGAACAGCTAAGTATAATAGACTACTTGAAATTGAAGAAGAACTTGAAAAGCCTATGTATTTGGGATTTCAATTATTCCCTCGAAAACCGTAA
- a CDS encoding CdvA-like protein, translating into MSSLKVEEIENYLGKPVNDPYGRRIGHVVSFYSDSDGNVTALEISYGDFEFEEKSIDRFSFENGEIVLVPEWEYEAKKIENRLERLRKRAAALEDLYAKKEVPRHAYEAFKKKLEEALMEAKEESKKVKDLLKKRQYELEDIIVELEKALTSLKISYMAGEVPDKAYKVAADQIRKHLEHAQLEKENVKRHLEKIESLENQPVDIGVTTSSANEKVPEQNQALPVVVLES; encoded by the coding sequence TTGTCAAGCCTTAAAGTTGAGGAGATCGAGAATTACTTGGGTAAACCCGTAAATGACCCCTATGGTCGTAGAATAGGCCACGTAGTAAGCTTCTACAGTGATTCAGACGGAAATGTGACAGCTTTAGAGATAAGCTATGGAGACTTTGAGTTTGAAGAAAAAAGTATTGATAGATTTAGTTTTGAAAATGGAGAAATAGTTCTAGTACCTGAGTGGGAATACGAAGCTAAGAAGATTGAGAATAGACTTGAGAGATTAAGGAAGAGAGCAGCTGCACTGGAGGATCTATATGCTAAGAAAGAAGTACCCCGCCATGCATACGAGGCGTTCAAGAAAAAACTTGAAGAAGCATTAATGGAAGCTAAGGAAGAGTCTAAGAAGGTTAAGGACTTATTAAAGAAGAGACAATACGAGCTTGAAGACATAATTGTAGAGCTTGAAAAAGCATTAACAAGCCTTAAAATAAGCTATATGGCGGGGGAGGTCCCAGATAAAGCATATAAGGTAGCTGCTGATCAGATAAGGAAGCACCTAGAACACGCACAGCTTGAAAAGGAGAATGTTAAGAGGCATCTAGAGAAAATAGAGTCTTTAGAAAACCAACCTGTAGATATAGGTGTTACAACGAGTTCAGCAAACGAGAAAGTACCTGAACAGAATCAAGCATTACCAGTAGTTGTTTTAGAGAGCTAA
- a CDS encoding AAA family ATPase yields MSLQYLIEKGTEYAHKAVAADKKGDYETAIKYYKAAIDLFLKYLRLYPDSSMSDFYRGLIIKYKSRVKVLEKHIEKIGIGGDGKRSGAEDIEVLSPNMRVNKKTFKDIVDLEKVKRALKRAVIYPVKNPKLYPLGWPKGILLFGPPGCGKTLIAYALANEINATLINVSPATIMSKWLGEAEKNVAKVFHKAREIASKGSPVIIFIDEVDGLLQEYGEEVGGEKRVRNQFLMEMDGLKEKENNKLLVFVVGTTNKPWKLDIGFIRRFEKRIYVPPPDKRVRKQLFKFYVEQLKEAYEIGEIDYDKLAELTEGYSSADIYSIVKETQSNLAEEFLEKHNGEKIRPITTEDFIEVIKSRKPSIDKNLLQAYKVWEEKHGTY; encoded by the coding sequence ATGAGTCTACAATACTTAATAGAAAAAGGCACAGAATATGCTCATAAAGCTGTTGCTGCTGATAAGAAAGGCGATTATGAAACCGCTATTAAATATTATAAAGCCGCCATAGATCTGTTCTTGAAATATTTAAGACTATACCCGGATAGCTCAATGTCAGATTTCTATCGTGGATTAATAATTAAGTATAAGTCTCGCGTAAAAGTATTGGAGAAACATATAGAAAAGATAGGTATAGGAGGAGACGGAAAAAGATCTGGGGCAGAGGATATCGAAGTATTATCGCCGAATATGAGAGTTAATAAGAAGACTTTTAAAGATATAGTTGACTTGGAGAAAGTAAAGAGAGCATTAAAAAGAGCCGTTATATATCCTGTTAAGAACCCAAAACTATATCCATTGGGATGGCCCAAAGGAATACTTCTCTTCGGCCCCCCTGGATGTGGTAAAACTCTTATAGCATACGCACTAGCCAATGAGATCAATGCCACACTTATAAATGTTAGCCCGGCAACGATAATGTCTAAATGGCTCGGCGAAGCAGAGAAGAATGTTGCAAAAGTCTTTCATAAGGCCCGGGAGATAGCAAGTAAGGGCAGTCCAGTAATAATATTTATCGATGAAGTCGACGGATTATTACAGGAATATGGTGAAGAAGTTGGCGGCGAAAAGAGAGTTAGAAACCAATTTCTAATGGAGATGGATGGTTTAAAGGAAAAGGAAAACAATAAACTCCTAGTATTCGTTGTGGGGACAACAAATAAGCCATGGAAACTAGATATAGGGTTCATACGAAGATTTGAAAAAAGAATATATGTTCCACCACCCGATAAACGTGTACGTAAACAACTTTTCAAGTTCTATGTAGAACAATTGAAAGAAGCATATGAAATAGGAGAGATCGACTATGATAAACTAGCAGAACTAACAGAAGGATATAGTTCAGCAGATATATACTCTATAGTCAAAGAAACACAATCAAATCTTGCTGAAGAGTTCCTAGAAAAGCATAATGGCGAAAAAATTAGACCTATTACAACAGAAGACTTCATAGAAGTGATAAAATCTAGAAAGCCAAGCATAGACAAAAACTTGCTACAAGCATACAAGGTCTGGGAAGAAAAACATGGAACATACTGA